A part of Methanobacterium bryantii genomic DNA contains:
- a CDS encoding glycosyltransferase: protein MKVLIIHYKHGAVVGTIRMGGLIKYLPYFGWEPIVLTNKPSPELNKFKVVTVPYDDSYYIKKLPGLLKNVNENSNLVIKIIRYLWDAFFLYPDIQKYWYYPAMQAADDLLKNQDVDVIVSSFPPVTPHSIAKSLKEKHGIPWVADMRDLWTQYSYYSYSNFFPRKLLEKRLEIKTLTKANCLIIVSKPLAKILRKLHKAHEDIFIIPNGFDPENVNPGIPLTEKFSITYAGGLWNGKRDPGILFDAIKQLNLENKINITDFEINFFGPDEDLLREMVEKHDIVDIVNIHGPIPRDEVIKREWRSQMLLLLMWDNPHEEGVFTGKIFEYLASKRPIISIGYKGGVVDELLAKTSAGTSLNDIDEIKEEIFRAYSEFKSSGKVSYNGISEEIDKYSHKEMAKRFSDVFNIIIKKN from the coding sequence ATGAAAGTTTTAATAATCCATTATAAGCACGGTGCCGTTGTAGGTACAATTCGGATGGGAGGACTTATTAAATATTTGCCTTATTTTGGATGGGAACCTATTGTATTGACAAATAAACCATCTCCAGAATTAAATAAATTTAAGGTAGTAACTGTGCCTTATGATGATAGTTACTATATAAAAAAATTACCTGGCCTACTTAAGAATGTAAATGAGAACAGTAATTTAGTTATAAAGATTATCCGATATCTATGGGATGCATTTTTTTTATATCCTGATATACAAAAGTACTGGTATTATCCAGCGATGCAGGCCGCAGATGATCTGCTGAAAAATCAAGATGTGGATGTAATAGTTAGCTCTTTTCCTCCAGTAACTCCCCATTCAATTGCTAAAAGTTTAAAAGAAAAGCATGGAATCCCATGGGTAGCAGATATGCGTGATTTATGGACACAATATAGTTATTATAGTTATAGTAATTTTTTTCCACGCAAATTATTGGAAAAACGGCTAGAAATAAAAACATTAACCAAAGCCAATTGTTTAATAATAGTTTCTAAACCTTTAGCTAAAATTTTGAGAAAGTTACATAAAGCTCATGAAGATATATTTATAATTCCAAATGGTTTTGATCCAGAGAATGTCAATCCAGGAATTCCTTTAACAGAAAAATTCAGTATAACTTATGCTGGAGGCTTATGGAATGGCAAAAGAGATCCTGGAATTCTATTTGATGCAATTAAGCAATTAAATCTGGAAAATAAGATAAATATAACTGATTTTGAAATTAATTTTTTTGGGCCTGATGAGGATCTGCTTAGGGAAATGGTAGAAAAGCATGATATAGTGGATATAGTTAATATACATGGGCCTATTCCAAGAGATGAAGTAATTAAAAGGGAATGGAGATCTCAAATGTTGTTATTATTGATGTGGGATAATCCCCATGAAGAAGGAGTTTTTACAGGTAAAATTTTTGAATATCTTGCTTCAAAAAGGCCAATAATTTCTATAGGTTACAAAGGGGGAGTAGTCGATGAATTACTTGCAAAAACTAGTGCAGGTACTAGTTTAAATGATATAGATGAAATAAAAGAAGAAATATTTAGGGCATATTCTGAATTTAAATCCAGTGGAAAAGTTAGTTATAATGGAATTTCTGAAGAAATAGATAAATACAGTCATAAGGAGATGGCCAAAAGGTTTTCGGATGTTTTTAATATTATTATTAAAAAAAACTAA
- a CDS encoding class I SAM-dependent methyltransferase: MNCKICNNSQNNKIYKIKEMMFNSGESFEYLECSHCGCLQITHVPPNIEKYYSGKYYSFKRNYNKFLKHTLTTKRDEYALFKKNFLGKLLYKRYPHDLLFNIGKCNLKYDSKILDVGCGSGNLLYSLKNAGFGNLVGIDPYLKKEITSPRLKIVKKEIQEMSEKFDLIIFSHSLEHMDKHAEIIQKISNILNDGGYCIVSMPLKTDYIWDLYGTNWVQIDAPRHILIHSFKSFSTIIKNANLNVKSVEFNSNEFLFWGSEQYKRNIHLEAENSYANNPKGSIFTGKQIKEFKDNADNLNKRNSGDQAIFILEQ, encoded by the coding sequence ATGAATTGTAAAATATGTAATAATTCTCAAAATAATAAAATTTACAAAATTAAAGAGATGATGTTCAACTCAGGAGAATCTTTCGAGTATTTAGAATGTTCACACTGTGGTTGCCTCCAAATAACTCATGTGCCACCAAATATAGAAAAATACTATTCTGGAAAATATTATTCATTCAAAAGAAATTATAACAAATTTTTGAAACACACACTAACCACCAAAAGAGATGAATATGCGTTATTTAAAAAAAATTTTTTAGGTAAACTACTTTATAAGAGATATCCCCACGATTTATTGTTTAACATTGGCAAATGTAACCTAAAATATGATTCAAAAATATTAGATGTCGGTTGTGGCTCAGGTAACCTTTTATACTCCTTAAAAAATGCAGGATTTGGAAATTTAGTTGGTATTGATCCTTATTTGAAAAAAGAAATTACATCTCCCCGTCTTAAAATCGTTAAAAAAGAGATTCAAGAGATGTCTGAAAAATTTGATTTAATTATATTCAGCCATTCACTAGAACATATGGACAAACACGCCGAGATAATACAAAAAATTTCAAATATTTTAAATGATGGAGGTTACTGCATCGTTAGTATGCCCCTAAAAACAGATTACATCTGGGATTTATACGGCACTAATTGGGTCCAGATAGATGCTCCACGCCATATCCTTATTCACAGCTTTAAAAGTTTTAGTACAATAATAAAAAATGCCAATTTGAATGTAAAAAGTGTAGAATTTAACTCTAACGAATTTTTATTTTGGGGTAGTGAACAGTATAAAAGGAATATTCATTTAGAAGCTGAAAATTCCTATGCAAATAACCCTAAAGGAAGTATTTTTACAGGAAAACAAATCAAAGAATTCAAAGATAATGCAGATAATTTAAATAAAAGAAATTCAGGGGATCAGGCAATTTTTATTTTGGAGCAATGA